A part of Chroicocephalus ridibundus chromosome 5, bChrRid1.1, whole genome shotgun sequence genomic DNA contains:
- the GAR1 gene encoding H/ACA ribonucleoprotein complex subunit 1 isoform X2: protein MSFRGRGGGGGRGGGFNRGGGGGGDRGGFNRGGRGGFGRGGGRGGFNRGGYDQGPPERVVLLGEFMHPCEDDIVCKCKTEENKVPYFNAPVYLDNKEQIGKVDEIFGQLRDFYFSVKLSENMKASSFKKMQKFYIDPAKLLPLQRFLPRPPGEKGAPRGGGRGGRGGGRGGGRGGGRGGFRGGRGGGGGGFRGGRGGGGGFRGKGY, encoded by the exons ATGTCTTTTCGTggacgaggaggtggaggaggaagaggaggtggctTCAATCGtggaggaggtggcggcggcgaCAGAGGTGGCTTTAATCGTGGTGGACGAGGTGGCTTTGGACGGGGAGGTGGACGAGGAGGCTTCAACAGAGGCGGATATGACCAGGGGCCTCCAGAAAGGGTAGTTT taTTGGGAGAGTTCATGCATCCGTGTGAAGATGACATTGTTTGtaaatgtaaaacagaagaaaacaaggtgCCTTATTTCAATGCCCCAGTGTACTTGGATAATAAGGAACAGATTGGCAAAGTCGATGAAATCTTTGGACAGCTAAGAGATTTT tatttttcagtgaaactgtCTGAGAACATGAAAgcctcttcatttaaaaaaatgcaaaag TTTTACATTGATCCAGCAAAGCTGCTACCCCTTCAGAGATTTTTGCCAAGGCCTCCTGGAGAAAAAGGTGCTCCCAGAGGAGGTGGTAGAGGAGGACGTGGTGGTGGacgtggaggaggaagaggcggtGGTAGAG gaggattcagaggaggaagaggtggaggaggaggaggattcagaggaggaagaggtggcgGAGGAGGCTTTCGAG GAAAAGGGTATTAA
- the GAR1 gene encoding H/ACA ribonucleoprotein complex subunit 1 isoform X1: MSFRGRGGGGGRGGGFNRGGGGGGDRGGFNRGGRGGFGRGGGRGGFNRGGYDQGPPERVVLLGEFMHPCEDDIVCKCKTEENKVPYFNAPVYLDNKEQIGKVDEIFGQLRDFYFSVKLSENMKASSFKKMQKFYIDPAKLLPLQRFLPRPPGEKGAPRGGGRGGRGGGRGGGRGGGRGGFRGGRGGGGGFRGGRGGGGGGFRGGRGGGGGFRGKGY; encoded by the exons ATGTCTTTTCGTggacgaggaggtggaggaggaagaggaggtggctTCAATCGtggaggaggtggcggcggcgaCAGAGGTGGCTTTAATCGTGGTGGACGAGGTGGCTTTGGACGGGGAGGTGGACGAGGAGGCTTCAACAGAGGCGGATATGACCAGGGGCCTCCAGAAAGGGTAGTTT taTTGGGAGAGTTCATGCATCCGTGTGAAGATGACATTGTTTGtaaatgtaaaacagaagaaaacaaggtgCCTTATTTCAATGCCCCAGTGTACTTGGATAATAAGGAACAGATTGGCAAAGTCGATGAAATCTTTGGACAGCTAAGAGATTTT tatttttcagtgaaactgtCTGAGAACATGAAAgcctcttcatttaaaaaaatgcaaaag TTTTACATTGATCCAGCAAAGCTGCTACCCCTTCAGAGATTTTTGCCAAGGCCTCCTGGAGAAAAAGGTGCTCCCAGAGGAGGTGGTAGAGGAGGACGTGGTGGTGGacgtggaggaggaagaggcggtGGTAGAG GAGGattcagaggaggaagaggtggaggaggaggattcagaggaggaagaggtggaggaggaggaggattcagaggaggaagaggtggcgGAGGAGGCTTTCGAG GAAAAGGGTATTAA